In Ornithodoros turicata isolate Travis chromosome 1, ASM3712646v1, whole genome shotgun sequence, the DNA window TACCGTACGTCGCCTCCACAGAGTCTCGGAGAACCACAGGTAACATTCCCACAAAGACAAGATGATGAACAAGACACGATCAACTTTCAACAATATCTTGCACTCGTCAAACACAGCGTTTGCAAGTTTTTCTTCAAAGCGTCCGAGCTTCATCGGCTACCGCATTCCGTGATTGAAGAACTCTTCAGGGAGTTGCGTTCTTTGTTGGGGATTGTGATCCAGAAGTTTGTGGACGTGATAAAACATAAAACTGCCACGTCATCTCAGTATGAACTGTTTCGCTTTCTTAGTAACAATAACATCGTGGACAGCGTATTTGATGAAGTTGGCAGCAAGTACAAGAGAGAAGAGTACGCTAAAAAGAATTTTCCATATGCAGGCCCACAGCAATGCACCCTCGGTCAAGATGGTGCACATTTTCAGTATGTGTCGATTATTGACACAGTGAAAAAACTCTGTGAAAACAAAGACATAAGTGCGCATCTCACTGCACCTTCATCTAAGCTAGATTCTTCGCTTTACGACTTTTCAGATGGTGCCCTATACAGAGACATACAGGAAAGACAACTTCTGCAAGAAGGTTCACAGTGCACTCTGTATATCCTTTTGTATACGGATGAAGTTGAAATTGTAAATCCCCTAGGCTCGAAGCGCGGCGTGCACAAGATACTCTGTGTTTATTTCACATTATTGAATTTTCATCGCCGGTATCGCTCAGCCTTGAAGTGCATATATCTGGTCATTTTAGCACGTTATGCCCATGTCAAAGAGTATGGATTATCAGCTATTTTGAAACCTTTGTTGGATGACATAAAGTTACTGGAAAATGAAGGTATACAGGTACAGAGAGGTACAGAGTTGCTACGGATAAAGGGCTGCTTATTTGCTGTCTGCGGCGACAATTTATCAATGCACAGACTAGGCGGCTTTACATGTAACTTCGCCACAGGAAGGGTGTGCCGCTGGTGCATGGCAGTGAAGTATCAACTTGCACAACTGACACATGAAGAATTGTGCATGCCACGTACAGCTGAAGTGCACGCAGCCCACTTACAGTCTATTGAAATTAATCATGCACTACGTGTGTATGGTGTGAATGAGGCTTCTCCATTGCTTTCATTGCCATATTTTGATGTCACACGACAACCTCCGTGCGACCTGATGCATGACATCCTTGAAGGCTCATTTCCTTTTGTACTACGACAAACATTACGAGGAATGGTTGACGAAAATGCTATATCTCTCGATGATTTGGACCTTGTTAAGAACTTCATGTATCTGTACCACGACAGAAAGAACAAGCCAGAGGCTATCAGCCCCCTGTTTGTTACAGGGAACTGTAGCCTAAAGAATACGGCCTCTCAGGCGTTCTGTCTCCTCAAGACGCTGCCTTTAATTCTAGGAAGCACTATCCCTGAAGGAAATGAGGATTGGGAAGTATTCCTTTTGTTTCGAGAAATCACGGACATCATCTTTGCAGATGACATTCCTGCACACTGCATATGTTACTTAGAAGTGCAGATACAAAACTTCCTAACTGCCTTTACTCAGAAGTACCCTGCTGTGCCTATTACTCCCAAACTTCATTACATGGTGCACTATCCCAGACTAATCCGGGAGTTTGGCCCACTCAGGAGGTTTTGGACCATGCGGTTTGAAGGAAAACACCAATACTTTAAAAGCCTAGCATCACGAGTCAAGAATTTTAGAAACATTTGCAGGACACTTGCACAAAGGCATCACTTATTGCAGTCTTACATTTTAGAAGATATGACACTTGAAGACGGTCTGTACGTGAATACTACAAAACTCGTTTCATGTGATGACCTGCCACCTTGTATGCAGCACTTTCAGACACAGTCTGTCTGGCAGGTGTCGCAGGCATCTATAGATAAATGTAGCTACAGGGTCGGTGATGTCTTGGTACTAAGGAAAGGTACACCTCCAGTTTTCGATCTTGTTACAGCAATGTATGTAGCCTCAAGCACCCTGTTCATTGTTGCAGACAAGCATGAAGTCCTCCACTTTGACAGGCACAAGTTTGCGTGCTGCCTTGGTAACACTAGGGAACAGATAGTTATTCATCCAGGGGAAGAAGCTGTTCCCTATGCTCTTGATCTCTACCCTAATGGATTTGTAGTGCCCAAGTGGGAGATTTTCTAATGCTGATTTGTGATATGCAGCGAGtatgtttctttgtttcttctttgtgTCTTTCTGCTTATTTTATATTACACTGTTAATGGTTTACAGTCGACCCCTGTTTATCTGGATTTCACTTCTCTGGATCCCGCGCTATAGGGACAAAAATTGTGGGAACAGATTTCAGTTGATGCAATTTGCCCTCATTTATCCGGACTAGTTTCCAGATCCGAACAAGAGTTTCCAGGAACTGCTGAGGAAAATGCCCAACAATTGCCTTCAGTTATCCGGATGGCTGAATGGATGGGCTTTTTGTAACGAGGGCTCACCACGACGTGTGCAGCATTTGTGTCGACCATGTTAACCATGTGCGCCCCTTGGCAGCAAAAATGTTGAAGATTAGCAGTTACCATGGTAAGCAAAGCTGCAACATGCAAAACGAAATGAACCACACACATGAGGATTCCGGATCCAGGAGTTCGCAGGGGCGGGTCTAGCTTCTGTCGTTACATAGAGTTTCAGTTTAAGTTTGGTAGTGCAGTCGGATGCTGTCTGAGGCctagagctggctaaccttttcagtgactttctttcATCGCTAATTTCTTAgtcacttgaggctttgtatgtacttgtcctttctatgtgtgttccagcctcagaacatcaattgccatcacaATTGCCATCAGGACCCCtccccctcagaaaaatcctggatctgcCCCTGGGAGTAGGGCATCCAGTGATGTGACACTTGAGATTGCACTAAATGCACAGAAAACGGCTTTGACATTCTTTGAGCAGAATAATAAATTTTTCTCAAGTTAACGACATAGGCAGTAGCTGAATGTCTGCAGTAATTTTACGCAAGTGATGATGGATGGCTCCTTATGCCCTCCGAAATGAACACATGCTTTGTTGACAAATGGTTTCATGTCCTGTcacgtttcatttatccggatcctctACTATCTCGAAATTTTTGCTTGAACTGCAAGATGCGGATAAACGGGGTGGACTGTATTCTTTTTCCTACACAAGGATGTCTGGTATGAAGTGTAATCAACTTGTACAATCAATAAAACCATTAAACTGAAAACATTGAATTGCTTTGTGTCATCTTTTCAAATTATTCAAATTAGAAATGTTAACTTGTAATACGGTAGGGAAGTTACGCTCCATAACATTAGCAATTCATTGTTTCTTGTTTCTGTATTGCGCATTATTACAGGCACAGAGTTAGTATTTCTATGAAATGAAACAGCTCAGAAAAAACTTGCTGACACCAGGACTCGAACCTAGACCCTCCTGATTTCCAGTCATGGAGTGATTCTTGAACGTTAcaggcttacgtgtttgtgtcgtacaTGTTTGTGGCCTGCCTAGGCTAATTCTCATTGTTTACGTATTATTTCTAGCTTTGTCCTCACAGTACTCGGTATGTATAGAGCTTATCAATAATGAAAATTCTTCCACTATACGTCAATTATCAAATATTGAaagacatacatagggcacagtTTTGTCGAGAAAGAACCACTAACTGAATTAACTAAATTAATTAACTAAATTAGCTAAACTAAATCAATTAAAAATTAATTAACtaaattaattatttaattGAAATTGTACCATCAAATTGCTGCAGAACACATTTACGTGATCATTGTCCATCATTTTCACTTAGTTCATTCAGCTTCTGTAATTTACGCCATTGTCTAGAAGTTGCATTCAGGGGACCATTTGCAAAGTTTCGGGACTATTTCCAATACCGGGGAGTAAAATTTCAGGGTctggggactaaaatggggagtaattgcaacctAGGGGAGtaaaagctgcaattactccccattttactcctttttttcttagagtgcaccaGGATGACTTTTTCCACTGTAGTCAGGAGAAGTGAGGATTGTCGCGCCCTTTGTATTGCTCCGGCCATCGAAAAAAGGCGTTCGACGCCACTGGCAGTGGCCGGTATGCCAAAGCTGACCTCCGCTAGACGACCCAGCTTATGATATCGACTGGTGTCGTGTTTCGAAAAGGTACAGACATCTTGCTCGTCATAGTCCTCCGCAAGATACTCGTCAAGGTCAGACGTATGCCGAACTTCAGACACCAGGAACGCCGTATCAAGGACAGCGTGGATGCGGAGCGCTGTGGAAAGATCCACAGCGTGCTCTGACCGTGCTCGTAATTTCCCACTGCTCTTCTCTTTCCAATCTTTCACGTGTTACGGTGAAGACACAGCATAAATGTTTTCTCGCCGTCACTAGAGCTGCCGATATATTTGAAGTTGTCCTGCAGCCAATCGGGGACAGCGAAGTCACCCATGGTGTGGAGCTCGTCAACGCGACCAGACACGATTCTTCGCTGCAGCAGTGGCGCAACACCTGTTGCCTGCACAACCAGTGCCCAAAAGACCCACACCCAGGCTCGAACAGCTTTCTATTGCCATTGCGATCTTTGATTTGCCTATGTTTGGCCCGAAAGCACAATCACAAGAGGAAATTCACGCCGTCCCTGCCTTTGCTGTGTGCAAGGTGCCATGTGTCAACAGCGCAACTACACATGGCAATCGCGTGAGTGCGATCATGCCTAGATATCACACGAACGGCCTTTGCCTGATatcgtgatcgcactcatgcaATCACCCTCATGGTGATCGCTGCATGCGCGATCAACTCACTCGACGTTCTGACTGCGATAAACAGTGGCGCGAGGATGAGTGCGATCCAGTATCGCGCTCATGGTGCACAGCGATCACGCGCCATATCAGCCTGAGCGTGAGCGTGGGTCGGCTTCAGCCTCACgctcgccttatcagatgatcgtGAGTTCTTTCGGGCCGAAATGCCGACCTCTGATCCCACCCCAGCTTTGCCTTTAATTCAGTCACACTATTTCGGGCACCCATACAGTTAAATACCATTCTTGCAGCTATGTTTTGGACCCTTTCAAGTTTTTGAATCAGTGTAACTTCGTGGAGATCCCATACTGTACAGGCACATTCTAAAATCGGGCTGATCATTGTAGTATAAGAATCGCTTTTAGCTTTGAAATTAGCCTGCCTGATGCTGcgataaacaaaataaagaattTTTATAGCTTTTGCAGAAACATAGCTTACATGCGAGATCCATTTGAGGTCATCTCTAAAAATAACACCTAAACACTTATACTCCGAAACTATTTCTAGGTTGGAAGAGCACAACTTATAACAGAACGGAATCTTACTCTTTTTTCTTGTAACATTCATTGCTTTGCATTTGTTTATGTTTAGGTTCAtaccccacttctgacaccaagAAACAATGCCATCTATGTCATCTTGAAGTATTTGCGCATCCGAAGCAGTTTTAATTTCCCTATATAATACGCAGTCATCGGCAAATAACCTAATTTTGGAACTAACAGAGAACGTAatatcattaataaaaataagaaatagtAAAGGTCCCAGAACTGAACCCTGTGGGACTCCTGAGCGCACATGACACTTCGAAGACTTTTGGCCTTGGATTACTACGCATTGTGCTCTGTCTTTCAGATAGTCCTTAAGCCACAGGAAAACGTCTCTATCAATACCTAAATAAGAAAGTTTGTGCAATATATAAGCGTGCGGTGATTATCAAATGCTTTCTTAAAGTCCACAAAAATAACATCTGTTTGAACAGAGTTATCATAGGACGAAACTAAGTCATGGTAAAATTCTGTTAGTTTCGTGGTACATGAGTGTACCACGtggtacatacagggtgtccacgctaagtgtgaacagattttttaaaaatatatataacactttttccaagatgaaatcaattgcaatatagcatatgctaaaggacactccctagcagggcattagcaaagtccaaaggcaatgtcttaattaactttcattaattaactttttaattataaaagctgcaaagttgtcccaatgagagcatcggttcctttcggtcacctgatatcgtagccgttttcagaacaaaaatccgttcgatagatcgcccgcaaaaaattcgtgaaggaacgccattttttctttattttgttcattgcgcttcttagaagacgcgtctttctttcacccccaatgtgagagggagaaagagcacactatcgcctctcgcgtcctggaaaaagattaaaaggaaacagaaaatgcaacccaagataaggccagttccgatagagtcacccgatacatttgtttttgttttgtttccgcaagttaaagctcatcttcgatgcatgaggcggcactgtgctccttccccctctcccgttggggttGAAGGAAATaggcgtcttctaagaagcgcaatgaacaaaataaagaaaaaaaatggcgttccttcacgaattttttgcgggcgatctatcgaacagatttttgttctgaaaacggctacgatatcaggtgaccgaaaggaacagatgttctcattgggacaactttgtagcttttataattaaaaagtttaataatgaaagttaattaagacattgcctttggactttgctaatgccctgctagggagtgcccttcagcatatgctatattgcaattgatttcatcttgaaaaagtgttatatatattttttaaaaatctgttcacacttagcgtggacaccctgtatatgctcaCTTACCCACGCACATTCCCTATACATCATATATAACTCAGTTATTACCTGCACACAACCTGGCCTTATATTTCATCACTGCTACACAGATGACATATCGCTCAATTGTCCTGGCTAATCTCCCacagtggctcacggccatatTTTAATTCGACGAAGAAAAGGAAGAGTAGTCATAGCGCCGGCCCGGGCTGTTCCTCCGATCAGAATGTCATGGCATGCTTGGGCTTTCTACTCATCTCTCGCTCTTTGGACGATAGCCATGCTCTTGGTAACCCCTGAACCATCCAAGTCTCGGTCCCGTTGCAACTTGTGGAATGTCGCGTTAACCATAATCTCTGCAGCCATAATGTTCCTGGGCTACATCAAGCTACGTGTCATCCACAACAAGACGCAGTCCCGTGTTCGACGAATCAGTGCCACAGGAGCTGCACGCAACCGTTCTTCCGACGATGAACCAGAGAAAATCACCCAGGTCCCGCCGCAAGTCATCCGTTGTCATGACGAATTGTCTGCTTTCGTAGCCAGGTACTCGGAAGAAATAATGCAGCTTGGCGCACAGGTGCGTTCCGAAGTTCGACTGTGTATAGGTGATATGAGCAGATGGTATGCCGTGCTTCGTTCCCTCAAGCGAGACATGTGTTTGGGGAGAACACGGAGTCTGTCTGATGTTCCTCAAAAGGACATACCAACAACCGAACCATCCGACCACAGAGCTCACCAGGACTCGAAGACCTCATCAAGGAAACGATCGGGAAAAGATACGACTGAGGTAGATCTGTACTACGACGCACTGGCAAATGACCCTTTGCGAAGATTGACAGCAGCTCCAACGGCTTGGGCTGCTGTTCAGGCACTGCAGACTGGCTCAATGAAAGCCAAAGACATCAACTTTCCAGTTTCGAGGCCAGCGAGTTATGACGTCGAAGCAAATGTACGTGTCGGTGGGTACGTACTAAGATTTCCCGGAGAGTATAGTGCCTGGGATAGTTTGTTTTCAAGACGAAACAATATTACGGAACCGCAGCATGACTCCATACCAGATATTAAGAGCATACAAGGCGGAAGTGTACACCACTCGAGAAGTGTAGGCACGACAGATTCAAGTGAGTTGACTGAAGACAACTCTCCTCAATAGATGTTCTTCTTACCCTGCTATAGTACCTGTTTGCAAGACAACCTAAGTTTGTACATTAAATATTTCGGGTGTAGTTCCCCCGTAGACGGGCTTATGTCTTTTTCTAATTAGCCAGAGTGTACAAAGGCGAAATAATGTACTGATGTGAGAGAAGACTATATAGCGAATATAAAAAAGCAAGAATTACAAGAAGGTGTGgtctagaagtttttttatatgcatctgaacaaccccatctgacGCACTTCTAGCGCTGGAGAAACACGGgagtgctaagcctaacggattcgaaacctATCATCTTGCGAAAGGCAGGGTCGTTGAAATAACTGGGtcgttaggttctacagattgggggtgGGGAGGGTCTGGGAGGCGCCCCCCCGAGGCACGCACTAGGAGGtacgggcgtcgagactgtgccacggtttaggtcagaaggtcctcagcGAAGATGGCGGATTCCTCCAAGAAACGAGCGATACAATTTAATTTGTGTAGGTTTGGTACGTTATACGACGTTgatttttgtttgattttatcCGTAATTTGCCACCGTGATACTGCCACGCTAGGAAAGGCCTCCTCCTCGTACCCGGCCCCACAAGGCCTCTCACCCACAGCGTTTGTGATGTCCgtttcttgaacttggatgtaCACGGTAATACTGAGCTCTGCCGACTCCAGTACTACAAACCCAAGAAGCCATCAAGATGGTCGCGCGTCTAAGAATAAGCCATGGAGATCAAGATGGTCTCTTTATGGGCAGGTTTGCATTGTGGCGTTATCAGTCCGTCGAAGGATTCGCTGCTTAAAAGGTTTTGTTTCCCCCTTTCATATGGGtgattccattttaaatcgatcAAGGTCCGCCGgtgacatttattttatttcagtaAAAAAATATGTTACAACCGACCATAAGTGAAGACAACCCGTAGCTTCCTACGACGAACCAGTCCATAGATGGTGAGGGTGTAAGGCCAGCCCTCcgcaactccccatagagcccacacaacactgggcgcaagaccaatgagaatgcagcgattgctccttcaatcctccaatcagaaatCTTTCCATCGGGCTCCCAGTCTGACCGGTCCTGGCtcttgctgacttctgctttccatattGCCGTAGGACATACTGGCTTGGGCTTGGCCGGTCCCGGCTACCACTGACTTGTAGCTTGCTTTCGTTCTCGCCGTAATTCGATTACGTGATTCGAAAACAACTCTGACAAGTGTTGTCatgaacagaaatttatttCAGTCAATATACTGACACGATTGCCTGCCAGGTTGGTGCatttacatgcactgagcgtactgaaTCCATTGTGTAGTGCTTCCCACCACACTGCAAccaagttcaaacttgcaaagcACCCATATCGACACAGCCTATTCCCAACAATCAATAACTGTTGTGGGATTCCGTTCACCCAAATCCCACTTGGGGTCTAGCTCTACCCACggatctctatagtatatggCTGGATCgtgcatagggtgctccacagcgtggaaccggccgccatattggtgggcccaacacgtactgtcgtctgcatttagttaagCGCGGCTGCCCGcaattttttgtttcctttaaaTTAGAGGGCATGCCATGCCAGCTTGCTGCAGTTTTCAGTGCACTTCACGCACGGACAGACGAAAGGGGTGaacttttcacaggtaagctatttattttgaggaaaaacagtgtttattcgtatcgcatgtatGTGACACTCGCGCTTGCTCGcactgctacttcgctggtgccgttaggtactaagaaattatgtttggctgctctatttatgtattttctacACAATGTGCTTGTGCTATAAAGGTATCTCGCAGTCGCCCAGCCGTGCTGAAGAAGTGGGTGCAGAAGATGCATCGCAAAAATTGGGCCCCATCTAAATCT includes these proteins:
- the LOC135388048 gene encoding uncharacterized protein LOC135388048; this translates as MVDENAISLDDLDLVKNFMYLYHDRKNKPEAISPLFVTGNCSLKNTASQAFCLLKTLPLILGSTIPEGNEDWEVFLLFREITDIIFADDIPAHCICYLEVQIQNFLTAFTQKYPAVPITPKLHYMVHYPRLIREFGPLRRFWTMRFEGKHQYFKSLASRVKNFRNICRTLAQRHHLLQSYILEDMTLEDGLYVNTTKLVSCDDLPPCMQHFQTQSVWQVSQASIDKCSYRVGDVLVLRKGTPPVFDLVTAMYVASSTLFIVADKHEVLHFDRHKFACCLGNTREQIVIHPGEEAVPYALDLYPNGFVVPKWEIF